A window of Streptomyces sp. NBC_01689 genomic DNA:
CGCCGGCCACGCCGGCCACGCCGGTCACCGGGTCACCGGCCCGGCAGGACCCGGTCGTCGCCGAGTTCCCGCATGGCGCCCTGGAAGAAGATCAGCGGGTCCTCCTCCCCGGCGGGCGTCCCGAGGGAGACGACCTCGCCGAGCAGGATGGTGTGGTCGCCGCCGTCGTACTCGGCGGCCAGCCGGCACTCGAGGTGGGCGAGCGCCTCGCTGAGGACCGGCAGATCGTGGACCGAACCGTGGTGCGGCACCTCGTCGATCCGGGCGGTCCGGCGGCCGGCGAACGCCCAGGCCACCGGCTCCTGCCGCTGCGTCAGGAAGTTCACGACGAAGCCGCCGGACTCCTGGACCACGGGCAGCAGCCGGGAGTTGTGGTGGAGGCAGATGAGCACCAGCGCCGGCTCCAGGGAGACCGAGGTGAAGGAGTTCACCGTGGCGCCCGCGGCGTTCTCGCCGCTGCCCGAGGTGATGACCGTGACACCGGTGGCGAAGTGCCCGCACACGGTGCGCAGCGCACGGCCGTCGACCGGACCGAGCTGCTCGGGGATGGCTTGCGAAGCAGGTATCACGACAGCCCTCTCGTTCTCGGATACGGGTTGCGGGTTGCGGGTTGCGGGTTGCGGGTTGCGGGTTGCGGGTTGCGGGTTGCGGGTTGCGGGTTGCGGATGACGAGTCGGGGGGGCAGGGGGGCACGTCGCGGACCGGGTCCGGGTGCGCGGGCCTCAGCCGCGTGGGCGCAGGACGTCCACGGCGGCGTCCGGGCCGTACGCGGCCGGCCCCTCGGACGCCCTGGACGCCCCGGACACCTGCGCCGCGGGCGCCGTGCCGGGTGCGTCGGACGTGCCGGCCGGCGCCGGACGGCGCCGGGACAGCAGCGGTCCGGCCATCGCCGTCGTGACGAGGGCCATGATCACGAGCATGGTGAACATGCGTCCGTCGAGCACGCCCAGGCTCACCGCGGCGTTGAGGATGATGAGTTCGGTCAGACCCCGGGTGTTCATCAGCAGCCCCAGGTCCTTCGCCTCCCGCCAGGAGAACCCGGCCAGCCGCGCCGGCAGGATCGCGCCGGCCAGCTTGCCCGCACAGGCCACCACGATGATCGCGACGAGCGCGACGAGGTCGCCGGAGGTGAGCGCGCCGAGGTCCACGCCGAGGCCGGTGACGATGAAGAAGACCGGGAGCAGCACGACGCTCACGTGGTCCATGGGCTTGCGCAGGTGCTCCGCCAGGACCATCGCGGGCTCACGGGGCATCACGAACCCGAAGAGGAAGGCCCCGAAGATGGCGTGGATGCCGATCCAGGTGGTCAGCCAGGCCGAGGTCAGGGCACCCGCGCAGACCACCGCCAGCAGGGCGGACCAGCGCTCGGTGGCGGCCCAGCGCCAGACCAGACGGGCCACCAGCGGCCGTACGACCAGCAGCATCCCGGCGACGTAGGCGGCGCTGCGCAGACCGATGCCGGCGAGGTCGGAGTAGTCGCCGTCCGCGGTGACCAGGGCCGAGACATACGCCAGCAGGCACCAGGCGAGCAGGTCGTCGATGGCCGCGCTGGCCAGCGAGAGGGACCCGGCCCGGGTGTCCAGCAGCTTGTTCTCGGTGAGGATGCGTGCCAGCACCGGGAAGGCGGTCACCGACATCGCGGTGCCGATGAAGGTGGCGAACGCGACGAAGGAGATGTGGTGCCCGGCCACGGTGGCGTGCTCGTCGTACAGGAACGGGGCGAGCGCCACCCCCAGGCCGAACGCCATGGCGATCGAGGACAGCGAGACCCCCGCGGCGAGCCGGGCGTGCGGGCGGATCAGCCGCTTCTCGAACTCCCAGCCGACCACGAACATGAACAGGATCAGGCCGACCTGGGAGACCGCGGACAGCAACGGCCGCACATCGGCGGGGAAGAGCCGTTCGGTCAGGTTCCCCGGCAGCAGACCGAGGACGCTGGGGCCCAGCAGGATGCCCGCGACGATCTCACCGACCACCACCGGCTGGCGCAGCTTCCGCGCCAGCCGCCCGAGCGC
This region includes:
- a CDS encoding cation:proton antiporter, encoding MTTLAAAGAQDMKLAVMLVDIGVVLVAGAALGRLARKLRQPVVVGEIVAGILLGPSVLGLLPGNLTERLFPADVRPLLSAVSQVGLILFMFVVGWEFEKRLIRPHARLAAGVSLSSIAMAFGLGVALAPFLYDEHATVAGHHISFVAFATFIGTAMSVTAFPVLARILTENKLLDTRAGSLSLASAAIDDLLAWCLLAYVSALVTADGDYSDLAGIGLRSAAYVAGMLLVVRPLVARLVWRWAATERWSALLAVVCAGALTSAWLTTWIGIHAIFGAFLFGFVMPREPAMVLAEHLRKPMDHVSVVLLPVFFIVTGLGVDLGALTSGDLVALVAIIVVACAGKLAGAILPARLAGFSWREAKDLGLLMNTRGLTELIILNAAVSLGVLDGRMFTMLVIMALVTTAMAGPLLSRRRPAPAGTSDAPGTAPAAQVSGASRASEGPAAYGPDAAVDVLRPRG
- a CDS encoding flavin reductase family protein, whose protein sequence is MIPASQAIPEQLGPVDGRALRTVCGHFATGVTVITSGSGENAAGATVNSFTSVSLEPALVLICLHHNSRLLPVVQESGGFVVNFLTQRQEPVAWAFAGRRTARIDEVPHHGSVHDLPVLSEALAHLECRLAAEYDGGDHTILLGEVVSLGTPAGEEDPLIFFQGAMRELGDDRVLPGR